Proteins encoded within one genomic window of Salipaludibacillus agaradhaerens:
- a CDS encoding acyl-CoA thioesterase, translating to MFIDETTITVRYAETDQMGVVYHANYLVWCEIGRTGLIEQLGFKYTDMEKQGVLSPVINVNMNYLRPAKYGQQVTIKTWIESYTGIRVKYGYEMHNSLEELCLTGTSEHVCVNAETFRPVNIKKVFPDWHIAYETHKRHV from the coding sequence ATGTTTATAGATGAAACGACTATCACAGTTAGGTATGCAGAAACAGATCAAATGGGTGTTGTATATCATGCCAATTACCTCGTGTGGTGTGAAATTGGGAGAACGGGATTAATTGAACAGCTAGGCTTTAAATATACGGATATGGAGAAGCAAGGTGTATTATCTCCTGTCATTAATGTCAATATGAATTATTTACGACCTGCAAAATATGGTCAACAAGTAACAATTAAAACATGGATTGAATCTTATACAGGCATTAGAGTCAAATACGGTTACGAGATGCACAATTCGCTGGAGGAATTATGCTTAACTGGGACGAGTGAGCATGTGTGTGTTAATGCGGAAACATTCCGCCCTGTAAATATTAAAAAAGTATTTCCTGACTGGCACATCGCTTATGAGACGCACAAACGTCATGTATAA
- the nadE gene encoding ammonia-dependent NAD(+) synthetase produces MLEFQQNVIATLKVKPHIDPKEEIRNRINFLKAYVKKAGMKGYVLGISGGQDSSLLGKLIQLAMEELNTEEKTDDYTFIAVRLPYGEQADEVDAQTALNFIQPYKRVTVNIKKAVDGSVSQFIEATGETMSDFVKGNTKARERMKVQYDLAAHFKCLVAGTDHAAEAVTGFFTKFGDGACDVTPLFGLNKRQGKELLKFLEAPEILYTKTPTADLEDEQPLLSDEQALGMTYDQIDDYLEGKELPEDIKKNLERRYKLTEHKRQLPVTLFDYWWQS; encoded by the coding sequence ATGCTAGAGTTTCAGCAAAACGTCATTGCTACACTGAAAGTGAAGCCACATATTGATCCTAAAGAGGAAATCAGGAATAGAATAAACTTTCTTAAGGCGTACGTAAAAAAAGCTGGAATGAAAGGATATGTGCTTGGTATATCTGGTGGGCAAGATTCCTCACTACTCGGAAAGTTAATTCAACTTGCCATGGAAGAATTAAATACTGAGGAGAAGACAGATGACTATACATTTATTGCTGTCCGTCTTCCATATGGAGAACAAGCCGATGAAGTTGATGCGCAAACTGCTCTCAACTTTATTCAGCCGTATAAAAGAGTGACTGTCAATATAAAAAAAGCGGTAGATGGTTCAGTTTCTCAGTTCATAGAGGCCACTGGCGAAACGATGTCCGATTTTGTAAAAGGCAATACGAAGGCTAGAGAAAGAATGAAAGTCCAATATGATCTAGCGGCTCATTTTAAATGTTTAGTTGCGGGAACCGACCATGCAGCAGAAGCCGTTACAGGATTTTTCACTAAATTTGGAGACGGTGCATGTGATGTGACGCCCTTATTTGGCTTAAATAAACGGCAAGGAAAAGAACTTCTGAAATTTTTGGAAGCACCTGAGATTTTATACACGAAAACACCGACAGCTGACCTTGAAGATGAGCAACCTTTGCTATCAGATGAGCAAGCTCTAGGTATGACGTATGATCAAATCGATGACTACTTAGAAGGAAAAGAACTCCCTGAGGATATTAAGAAGAATTTAGAGAGGCGCTATAAGTTAACTGAACATAAACGGCAATTGCCTGTCACCCTTTTTGATTATTGGTGGCAATCATAA
- a CDS encoding PHP domain-containing protein, whose protein sequence is MALKADLHMHSTASDGGYSPSEVVRLCAKGELDLISLTDHDTTTGIAEAKKSAAYYNIRFIPGIELSTRINDQSVDILGYGIDVTDHQFQETLAFHRHKREQRMVRMIEKCRDHDLHISLEDVEAQVTGETYSRPHLAKALMKKGYGASVHEIFERYIGYGKPCYVMKEKEMLPQEAIRVIHEAGGVAIVAHPIYYDIDESIFKWCIEDGLDGIEVYHRDHSPHAIARFRRLTERIEETLGKSILKTGGSDFHHEDFGREGERLGVTKLPFQEAEKLWERCNS, encoded by the coding sequence ATGGCTCTAAAAGCAGATCTTCATATGCATTCCACTGCCTCGGACGGCGGGTATTCGCCGTCTGAAGTAGTAAGGCTTTGTGCTAAAGGGGAACTTGATCTTATTTCTCTAACGGATCATGATACGACAACAGGTATTGCAGAAGCTAAAAAGTCAGCGGCCTATTATAACATTCGTTTTATTCCTGGAATTGAATTATCAACACGAATAAATGATCAAAGTGTTGATATTTTAGGTTATGGTATAGATGTGACCGATCATCAGTTTCAGGAAACGCTCGCTTTCCATCGTCACAAACGTGAACAAAGGATGGTAAGAATGATAGAAAAGTGTCGTGATCATGATCTACACATTTCACTAGAAGATGTAGAAGCTCAAGTAACAGGAGAGACATATTCTCGTCCACATCTTGCGAAGGCTTTAATGAAAAAAGGGTATGGTGCTTCCGTACACGAGATCTTTGAAAGATATATAGGCTATGGGAAACCATGTTATGTAATGAAAGAGAAAGAAATGCTTCCTCAAGAAGCAATAAGGGTTATTCACGAAGCAGGAGGGGTAGCGATCGTTGCTCATCCGATTTATTATGATATAGATGAATCGATTTTCAAGTGGTGCATAGAAGATGGTCTTGATGGAATTGAAGTCTATCATAGAGACCACTCTCCACACGCCATAGCGCGCTTTCGTCGTCTCACTGAACGAATAGAAGAAACATTAGGAAAGTCTATCCTTAAGACAGGTGGGTCTGACTTTCATCATGAAGACTTCGGACGAGAAGGAGAACGGCTAGGGGTGACTAAGCTTCCTTTTCAAGAGGCCGAAAAGCTGTGGGAGCGCTGTAATTCATAA
- a CDS encoding AAA family ATPase, with translation MGKQAQYKSLINEIEKWKNTSFKQANEAELVRILDNDLLEDEDQIADVMAMLAGRRYERKREWDNQVDQLLTGASDKAPSSPYVADIWVDLALSSMNEPWFLEELPKIRETDHSQGRKSKIDRLLTLVQQAKAWYQELKGKEERIEHVLRYATDEDKKEKIKEALSLIEQVGNCLEEILRSAKAYKRTINGIYASREKKQQLDDALDELKDYLHQWETWRKTTDEEETTALATLYAMTGIDEVKRKVETHYHYLEYEKERQRQGYHFENERSLNMILTGNPGTGKTSIARLLAKIYYDLGVLPREEVVEVDRSHLVGAYVGQTEEKTMKVIQQALGGILFIDEAYSLKREGSGGADYGQTAIDTLVSALTSGDYAGKFAVILAGYPEEMRTFLWSNPGLRSRFPETNHIYLPDFSMEELLEIAEHVALDNDFSLTEEALTELRKRLEKEKVDESFGNARTVKNIILDAIFHKGAQTAKEKVYSKESFTVLDADAFKRHDRTDDNDEQVGETQLNKLVGLTNVKREVHQLSSFVQMQKKREKLELPTVPIQLHAVFTGSPGTGKTTVASIYSQILYDLGLLKRGHMIVTGRSDLVAGYVGQTAIKTKKKIREALGGVLFIDEAYSLVSKGPQDFGREAVDTLVEEMSKHGENLVVVLAGYSAEIAKLMKTNPGLASRFKKYIDFPDYSPDELLQILKYYIDQFGYTLDDTAEEALRKELHKRPQKGNGRAMKDQVEEAVQRQAFRLIQEANSHDVSRLTIDDFPLMDEED, from the coding sequence ATGGGTAAACAAGCGCAATATAAGTCACTAATAAACGAAATAGAAAAATGGAAGAATACATCTTTTAAACAGGCGAATGAAGCTGAGCTGGTGAGAATATTAGACAACGATCTGTTGGAAGATGAGGACCAAATAGCTGACGTGATGGCAATGCTTGCAGGTAGGCGGTATGAACGAAAAAGAGAATGGGATAATCAAGTAGACCAACTACTTACTGGCGCTAGTGATAAAGCGCCTTCTTCACCTTACGTGGCAGATATATGGGTTGATTTAGCATTATCATCTATGAACGAACCTTGGTTTCTAGAAGAATTACCTAAAATTCGTGAAACAGATCATAGCCAAGGAAGGAAAAGTAAAATAGACCGACTCTTAACCCTTGTGCAACAAGCAAAAGCTTGGTATCAAGAGTTAAAGGGAAAGGAAGAACGCATAGAACACGTGTTACGCTATGCAACTGATGAAGATAAGAAAGAGAAAATAAAAGAGGCCTTAAGTTTAATCGAACAGGTCGGTAACTGCCTTGAAGAGATTTTAAGGAGTGCAAAAGCATATAAAAGAACAATTAACGGGATCTACGCCTCTAGGGAAAAAAAACAACAGCTAGATGATGCCCTCGATGAATTGAAGGATTACCTTCACCAATGGGAAACTTGGCGAAAGACAACTGATGAAGAGGAAACAACGGCTTTAGCTACTCTATATGCTATGACAGGTATTGATGAAGTAAAACGCAAAGTAGAAACCCATTATCATTACCTTGAATATGAAAAGGAACGGCAGCGGCAAGGCTATCATTTTGAAAACGAAAGAAGCTTGAACATGATTTTAACTGGTAACCCAGGAACAGGTAAAACATCTATTGCGCGACTGTTAGCTAAAATTTATTATGATCTAGGTGTTCTGCCCCGTGAAGAGGTAGTGGAAGTGGATCGATCACATTTGGTAGGAGCTTATGTAGGACAAACAGAAGAAAAAACAATGAAAGTGATTCAACAAGCGTTAGGCGGCATCCTGTTCATTGATGAAGCATACAGCTTAAAGCGGGAAGGAAGCGGCGGGGCAGATTATGGCCAAACGGCGATTGATACACTCGTCTCTGCTCTAACTAGCGGAGACTATGCAGGTAAATTTGCAGTAATCCTTGCAGGTTACCCAGAAGAGATGAGGACATTTTTATGGAGTAATCCTGGTTTACGAAGCCGTTTTCCCGAAACAAATCATATTTATTTACCCGATTTTTCTATGGAGGAGCTTTTGGAAATCGCCGAGCATGTCGCGTTAGATAACGATTTTTCCTTAACGGAAGAGGCTTTAACGGAACTGAGGAAACGACTAGAAAAAGAAAAAGTAGATGAAAGTTTTGGCAATGCCAGAACAGTAAAAAATATTATTTTGGATGCTATCTTTCATAAGGGCGCGCAAACTGCGAAAGAAAAAGTATATTCCAAAGAAAGCTTTACCGTGTTAGATGCTGATGCATTCAAACGACATGACCGCACAGATGATAATGATGAGCAAGTCGGTGAGACTCAATTAAATAAGCTTGTTGGATTAACGAATGTAAAAAGAGAAGTACATCAACTTTCTTCCTTTGTGCAGATGCAAAAAAAACGAGAAAAACTTGAGTTACCTACCGTCCCCATTCAACTTCATGCTGTGTTTACAGGTTCACCAGGCACTGGAAAAACAACGGTGGCAAGTATTTATAGCCAAATTTTATATGATTTAGGACTTTTAAAACGAGGTCATATGATTGTCACGGGTCGAAGTGATTTAGTAGCTGGGTATGTGGGGCAAACGGCGATAAAGACTAAAAAGAAAATTCGTGAAGCACTTGGAGGCGTCTTATTTATTGATGAAGCTTATTCTTTAGTTAGCAAAGGACCACAAGATTTCGGCAGAGAAGCAGTAGATACGTTGGTAGAAGAAATGTCAAAGCACGGTGAAAACCTCGTTGTGGTGTTAGCTGGCTACTCTGCAGAGATAGCCAAATTGATGAAAACAAATCCAGGCCTTGCGTCTAGATTTAAAAAATATATAGATTTTCCAGACTATTCACCAGATGAGCTCTTACAGATATTAAAGTACTATATTGATCAATTCGGGTACACATTGGACGATACGGCGGAAGAAGCATTGCGAAAAGAACTTCATAAAAGGCCCCAAAAAGGTAATGGACGAGCCATGAAAGATCAAGTTGAAGAAGCGGTACAGCGTCAAGCTTTTCGGTTAATTCAAGAGGCTAATAGCCATGATGTTTCACGGTTGACGATAGATGATTTCCCGCTGATGGACGAGGAGGATTAA
- the tlp gene encoding small acid-soluble spore protein Tlp, with product MLYRKEAWEMAKKDDRSNNVERLEAMVENTEENIEEASSTLDNRHLSEQEKNNIRHKNERREQSIEAFKNEIADEKGDREHGRI from the coding sequence ATGTTATATAGAAAGGAGGCTTGGGAAATGGCTAAAAAGGACGACCGTTCCAATAATGTTGAAAGATTAGAAGCTATGGTGGAAAACACCGAGGAAAACATAGAAGAGGCAAGTTCCACACTCGATAATCGTCATTTGTCTGAACAAGAAAAAAACAACATTCGTCATAAAAATGAGCGTCGGGAGCAGAGTATTGAAGCATTTAAGAATGAAATCGCCGACGAAAAAGGAGACAGAGAGCACGGGCGTATTTAA
- a CDS encoding DMT family transporter, whose translation MISDGFHQVDLVLLIAVICWALYSVVGKVALQTFSSLTCTTYAVGTGTIMLLPFAIVETSYTELQNTSLLSWGAIIHMSIIVSVISFVMYYQGIKMIGAAKASIFINLMPLSAVILAVVILDEAFTFVHFLGALLVLTGVTIGSRSGSIGNKTTKTTVMADGR comes from the coding sequence TTGATATCTGATGGTTTTCACCAAGTTGATTTAGTTCTATTAATAGCCGTTATATGTTGGGCGTTATATAGTGTCGTTGGAAAGGTAGCTTTACAAACATTCAGCTCGCTAACATGTACAACTTATGCTGTAGGAACTGGCACTATCATGTTACTTCCCTTTGCCATCGTAGAAACAAGCTATACGGAGCTTCAAAACACCAGTCTACTGTCATGGGGAGCAATTATTCATATGAGTATCATCGTATCTGTGATTAGTTTTGTTATGTACTATCAGGGGATAAAAATGATTGGTGCTGCGAAAGCCTCGATTTTCATCAATTTAATGCCTTTGTCTGCGGTTATTCTGGCAGTAGTTATCCTGGATGAAGCCTTTACATTTGTTCATTTTTTAGGAGCTCTTCTTGTCTTAACAGGTGTGACAATTGGCAGCAGAAGTGGGAGCATTGGGAACAAAACAACGAAAACCACTGTAATGGCTGATGGGAGGTAA
- a CDS encoding DMT family transporter has product MKKTLLKYPWLVYVMLACATSSWGSAFIAGNIATQDLDPSTVAFFRFFFATLLLIPLMFWLDKGGRRPKGKEWLMMGFLGLTGIALYNIAFFIATRDAPVVKSSLFIASNPILILLMSALF; this is encoded by the coding sequence GTGAAAAAAACATTACTAAAATATCCTTGGCTCGTCTATGTCATGCTAGCTTGTGCCACAAGTAGCTGGGGAAGTGCGTTTATTGCTGGAAATATTGCTACTCAGGACCTAGATCCAAGTACAGTGGCTTTTTTTAGATTCTTTTTTGCTACATTATTATTAATTCCCCTTATGTTCTGGTTGGATAAAGGAGGACGGCGCCCTAAAGGTAAGGAATGGCTAATGATGGGGTTTCTTGGATTGACAGGTATTGCGTTATATAACATTGCTTTTTTTATTGCCACAAGAGATGCACCAGTGGTTAAAAGCTCACTTTTTATTGCTTCTAATCCCATATTAATTCTGCTAATGTCTGCTCTTTTTTAA